AATGGTTTACTATGATTAAAGAAGAATACAAATACTCGGAACTTACTGCCAAGATAATTGGATGTGCTATGACAGTACATAGTGAATTGGGTAATGGATTTCAGGAATTGATTTACCAAAAGGCTTTGGCGATAGAATTGAGTTTACAAGGCATTTCATTTTCCAGAGAATACGAAATGCCGGTTTACTATAAACAACAACAAATCGGAACACGCAGAGTAGATTTTTTAGTAGAAGGATTTATCGCGTTAGAGTTAAAAGCCGTAACACAACTGGAAGATGTGTATTTGGCACAAGCTATAAATTACTTGGAGGCGTGTGATTTGGAAATAGGGCTTTTGGTAAATTTTGGAGCAAAAAGTCTTCAATTCAAACGCATTATCAATAGAAAATTCAAACAAAAAAATCAAGGAAATCCACTAATCAAAAAAATCAACGGTTCAGACAATGAGTAAGAACAGCGAAAATAAATTGGTGCCGAACCTGAGGTTTCCTGAATTTAAAAATGATGGTGAGTGGAAGGAAAGTTTACTTAATGAAGTATCTCCTGCAATATTTGATGGCACACATCAAACTCCAAAATACACTGAAAGTGGTGTTCCATTTTTCAGTGTTGAAAATATAATTAGTAGAAATAAAAATAAGTTTATCTCAAAGAAAGACTACCTTTTAGCAACATCAAAAAACAAACCTGAAAAAGGAGATATTATAATTACTCGAATTGGTAATATTGGAACATCAAAAGTTATTGATTGGGATTATGAATTTAGTGTTTACGTTACACTTGCTATCGTAAAGAAGTCATCAATTTTTGATTCACATTACTTACATAGTTATTTCCAATCAAGTAGATATCAAAAGGAAATATTAAGTAAATCTCTTTTAAATGCAGTTCCATGTAAAATTAACATGGATGAACTGCGAAAAACAAAGATTCTTCTTCCACCCGACAAAGAGAAAGCGGAACAACAAAAAATCGCCTCCTGTCTTTCGTCCTTAGATGAAGTCATTTCAGCCGAAAGCCAAAAGTTAGAAGTGCTGAAAGACCACAAAAAGGGCTTACTGCAAAATCTTTTTCCGAAAGAAGGGGAAACAGTGCCGAAGTTTCGGTTTAAGGAGTTTGAGGATAGTGGGGAGTGGGTGGAGAAGAAGTTGGGGGAAGTCTATGAATTTAAAGTTACAAACTCTTTTTCAAGGGATTGTTTACAATATGAAAATGGAGAAGTAAAGAATATCCACTATGGGGACATTCACACAAAGTTCAATACCCTTTTTGATATTTCAAAGGAAAATGTTCCTTTTATAAATTCTGATATTCCCATTGAAAAGATTAAAGAAGAATGCTATTGTAGAGAAGGAGATGTAATCTTTGCCGATGCTTCAGAAGATTTAAATGATGTTGGTAAAAGCATTGAGGTTATTAAATTAGATAACAAACGCCTTGTTTCTGGTTTACATACACTTCTGGCACGTCAAAGAGATTATATTTTAACCATTGGTTTTGGAGGATATTTATTCAAGTCAGATTGGATTAGAAAACAAATCCAACGAGAAGCACAGGGGGCAAAAGTATTGGGAATTTCTGCGAGTAGAATTTCCAATATCAATATTAAATTTCCAAAATCTAATTACGAACAACAAAAAATCGCCTCTACCCTTTCCTCCATAGACGATTTAATCAATGCACAAAATCAAAAATTGGAAGCGCTGCAATTGCACAAGAAAGGTTTATTGCAGGGGATGTTTCCAAATACACTTACGAATTAAAAATTACGAATTACGATATGAAAAGCGACAATATTGTTCAACAAAAATCATTTGCATTTGCACTAAGAATTGTAAATGCCTATAAGTTTTTAATCACAGAAAAGAAAGAGTTTGTCTTGTCGAAGCAATTACTCAGAAGCGGAACATCTATTGGGGCAAATATTGAAGAATCTATCGGCGGGCAATCAAATAAAGACTTTCTTTCCAAACTAAGTATTGCATACAAAGAAGCCCGAGAAACAATTTATTGGCTGAGGTTACTGCAAGCCGCAGATTATTTATCACAGCCCGAAGCAGACAGCTTATTGAATGATGCAGAAGAAATCTGCAAAATCCTCGGCAAAATTCAAATAACCCTAAAAAACCGCAATTCGTAATTTTTAATTCGTAATTGAAAATGAGTCATCAAAAAATATCCATCCGTTTTTTTAACGACCGTGAAGTAAGGGCGGTTTGGGATGAAGCCAATGCCAAATGGTGGTTTTCGGTTTTGGATATTGTAGGTGTGTTAAATGAAGAAAACGACTATGCTAAAATCCGCAACTATTGGAAATACCTGAAAGCCAAATTAAAAAAAGAAAATAATGAAGTGGTTAGTGCCACTACCCAGTTGAAGATTTTGGCACCAGATGGTAAAAGGCGTTTAACAGACACCCTGGATAGCCATGGAGTGGTTCAATTGGCGGGTAATTTTCCCAACAACCGGGCAATGAAATTTTTGGATTGGTTCCTTTACAGTGATACCGGCATTGACGGGCAAAGCAAAAAAAAAGCCTACACCCTTTTTGAAAGTAATCTGATCAACGAGTTTGAAGCAGGCACAACAAAAGGATTACAACAAATTCATGCTTATTTGTTTGGAGGCCTGTATGATTTTGCCGGTCAAATCAGGGAAAAAAGCATTTCAAAGGGAGGGTATCAGTTCGTTTATGCACAGCACTTAAAAGCCTCTTTACAGCAAATAGATGCCATGCCACAAACCACACTTGAAGAAATAATCCTAAAGTATGCAGCAATGAACAAGGCACATCCCTTTATGGAAGGTAATGGCAGAACGACAAGAATATGGCTGGATTTGCTTCTAAAAAAACAATTGAAAAAATGTGTGGATTGGAGCAAAATAAGCAAAGAGAATTATATGAACGCCATGATTATTAGTTCCGTTGATAGCTCGGTTCTGTTGCAATTGATAAAACCTGCACTTACCCATAAAATAAACGATAAGGAAATGTTTATGAAAGGCATTGACCATTCCTATTACTACGAAGAAAATTAAATACAATTACGAATTACGAATTACGAATTAAAAATTGCGAATTACGAATTACGAATTGCGAATTGCGAATTGCGAATTACGAATTACGAATTGCGAATTGCGAATTGCGAATTACGAATTAAAAATTACGAATTAAAAATTAAAAATTACGAATTACGAGTGAAAACAGACAATATCATACAACAAAAATCATTTGCATTTGCAATTCGTATTGTGAATGTTTATAAACACCTAATCACAGTAAAGAAAGAATTTGTTTTATCAAAACAACTACTGCGTTCAGCAACATCAATTGGGGCAAACATAGAAGAATCAATCGGAGGACAATCGGATAAAGATTTTCTTTCTAAACTAAGCATAGCATACAAGGAAGCAAGAGAAACTGTTTATTGGCTGAAACTTTTGCAAGCAACAGATTATTTAACGAATGAAGAAGCAAACAGTTTGTTGAATGATGCAGAAG
This is a stretch of genomic DNA from Sphingobacteriales bacterium. It encodes these proteins:
- a CDS encoding GxxExxY protein; the encoded protein is MIKEEYKYSELTAKIIGCAMTVHSELGNGFQELIYQKALAIELSLQGISFSREYEMPVYYKQQQIGTRRVDFLVEGFIALELKAVTQLEDVYLAQAINYLEACDLEIGLLVNFGAKSLQFKRIINRKFKQKNQGNPLIKKINGSDNE
- a CDS encoding restriction endonuclease subunit S — its product is MDELRKTKILLPPDKEKAEQQKIASCLSSLDEVISAESQKLEVLKDHKKGLLQNLFPKEGETVPKFRFKEFEDSGEWVEKKLGEVYEFKVTNSFSRDCLQYENGEVKNIHYGDIHTKFNTLFDISKENVPFINSDIPIEKIKEECYCREGDVIFADASEDLNDVGKSIEVIKLDNKRLVSGLHTLLARQRDYILTIGFGGYLFKSDWIRKQIQREAQGAKVLGISASRISNINIKFPKSNYEQQKIASTLSSIDDLINAQNQKLEALQLHKKGLLQGMFPNTLTN
- a CDS encoding four helix bundle protein, which gives rise to MKSDNIVQQKSFAFALRIVNAYKFLITEKKEFVLSKQLLRSGTSIGANIEESIGGQSNKDFLSKLSIAYKEARETIYWLRLLQAADYLSQPEADSLLNDAEEICKILGKIQITLKNRNS
- a CDS encoding Fic family protein, which produces MSHQKISIRFFNDREVRAVWDEANAKWWFSVLDIVGVLNEENDYAKIRNYWKYLKAKLKKENNEVVSATTQLKILAPDGKRRLTDTLDSHGVVQLAGNFPNNRAMKFLDWFLYSDTGIDGQSKKKAYTLFESNLINEFEAGTTKGLQQIHAYLFGGLYDFAGQIREKSISKGGYQFVYAQHLKASLQQIDAMPQTTLEEIILKYAAMNKAHPFMEGNGRTTRIWLDLLLKKQLKKCVDWSKISKENYMNAMIISSVDSSVLLQLIKPALTHKINDKEMFMKGIDHSYYYEEN
- a CDS encoding four helix bundle protein; this translates as MKTDNIIQQKSFAFAIRIVNVYKHLITVKKEFVLSKQLLRSATSIGANIEESIGGQSDKDFLSKLSIAYKEARETVYWLKLLQATDYLTNEEANSLLNDAEEICKILGKIQITIKKRNS